The Fortiea contorta PCC 7126 genome has a segment encoding these proteins:
- the rpsP gene encoding 30S ribosomal protein S16: MIKLRLKRFGKKREASYRIIAINNLTRRDGRPLEELGFYNPRTDEVRLDVPGIIKRLQQGAQPTDTVRRILVKANVFEQISATAPSS; this comes from the coding sequence ATGATCAAACTGCGCTTGAAGCGTTTCGGCAAAAAGCGGGAAGCAAGTTACCGCATCATCGCTATTAATAACCTGACTCGCCGCGATGGTCGTCCCCTCGAAGAACTGGGATTCTACAACCCCAGAACTGATGAAGTGCGATTGGATGTTCCCGGTATCATCAAGCGACTACAACAAGGCGCTCAACCCACTGACACCGTCCGTCGCATCCTAGTAAAAGCTAATGTTTTTGAACAGATCAGTGCCACAGCCCCATCATCATAA
- the ffh gene encoding signal recognition particle protein — protein MFDALSERLESAWKKLRGQDKISQSNIQDALREVRRALLEADVNLQVVKDFISSVEAKAQGADVLAGVKPAQQFVKIVHDELIKVMGEENVPLAEASGKTTIVLMAGLQGTGKTTATAKLALHLRKLERSCLLVATDVYRPAAIDQLITLGKQIDVPVFELGSDADPVEIARQGVERARAEGVNTVIIDTAGRLQIDADMMAELAQIKQTVQPHETLLVVDSMTGQEAANLTRTFHDQIGITGAILTKMDGDSRGGAALSVRQISGAPIKFVGVGEKVEALQPFYPDRMASRILGMGDVLTLVEKAQEEFDLADAEKMQEKILSAKFDFTDFLKQLRMLKNMGSLGGLIKMIPGMNKLSDDQLKQGETQLKRCEAMINSMTRQERHDPDLLASSPSRRRRIASGSGYRESDVSKLVADFQKMRSLMQQMGQGGFPGMPGMFGGGGMGNAFAGAGNRPPAPGWRGYNSDAGAKKKKNKDKKKKGFGNL, from the coding sequence ATGTTTGATGCTCTATCTGAACGTTTAGAATCTGCCTGGAAAAAACTGCGGGGACAGGATAAAATCTCTCAATCCAACATTCAAGACGCTTTGCGGGAAGTACGCCGCGCTTTGTTGGAAGCAGATGTCAACCTCCAGGTAGTCAAAGATTTTATTAGCAGCGTCGAAGCTAAAGCCCAAGGCGCCGATGTCCTCGCTGGTGTTAAACCTGCACAACAGTTCGTCAAAATTGTTCACGATGAACTCATCAAGGTGATGGGGGAGGAGAATGTCCCCCTCGCAGAGGCGTCTGGGAAAACCACGATTGTGTTGATGGCTGGGTTACAAGGTACTGGTAAAACTACAGCAACAGCTAAGTTAGCCTTACATCTGCGGAAATTAGAGCGGAGTTGTTTGCTGGTCGCTACAGACGTGTATCGTCCAGCGGCGATTGACCAGTTAATTACACTAGGTAAGCAAATTGACGTCCCAGTTTTTGAATTGGGAAGTGACGCTGATCCTGTAGAAATCGCCCGCCAAGGTGTAGAGCGAGCCAGAGCGGAAGGTGTTAATACAGTAATTATTGATACTGCTGGACGTCTGCAAATTGACGCAGATATGATGGCAGAATTAGCCCAGATTAAGCAGACAGTCCAACCCCACGAAACTTTGTTGGTGGTGGACTCGATGACTGGTCAGGAGGCGGCAAATCTCACCCGCACCTTCCACGATCAAATTGGCATTACCGGGGCAATCCTGACGAAAATGGACGGTGATAGCCGTGGTGGTGCAGCTTTATCTGTGCGGCAAATTTCCGGCGCGCCCATTAAGTTTGTCGGTGTGGGCGAAAAAGTTGAGGCGCTGCAACCATTCTATCCTGACCGGATGGCGTCCCGAATTCTGGGCATGGGTGATGTTTTAACTCTGGTGGAAAAAGCCCAAGAAGAGTTTGACTTGGCTGATGCGGAGAAAATGCAGGAGAAAATCCTGTCGGCGAAGTTTGACTTTACTGATTTTCTTAAGCAGCTACGGATGCTGAAGAATATGGGATCGCTGGGAGGACTCATCAAGATGATTCCTGGGATGAACAAGCTTTCAGATGACCAACTCAAGCAGGGCGAAACCCAGCTTAAGCGTTGTGAAGCAATGATTAATTCCATGACTCGCCAGGAACGCCACGACCCGGATTTACTCGCCAGTTCCCCTAGTCGCAGGCGGCGAATTGCTTCCGGTTCCGGCTACAGAGAGTCAGATGTGAGTAAATTGGTCGCTGATTTCCAAAAAATGCGATCGCTCATGCAACAAATGGGTCAAGGTGGTTTCCCCGGAATGCCTGGAATGTTCGGTGGCGGCGGTATGGGTAACGCCTTTGCTGGCGCGGGTAATCGTCCCCCCGCCCCCGGCTGGCGCGGTTACAACAGCGACGCCGGCGCCAAAAAGAAAAAGAACAAAGATAAAAAGAAGAAAGGTTTTGGCAATCTTTAG